The Carassius carassius chromosome 34, fCarCar2.1, whole genome shotgun sequence genome has a segment encoding these proteins:
- the LOC132115370 gene encoding small serum protein 2-like, which produces MTAFHQTSISAKLAKMAFLALVVVFCACVSLSDSACSLTLVNRGARYCVDRYDNSKHLMGSTWINRQCVRCTCSPGSMECCAQMGRVINLSQGCTVKYDYNKCTFEVFNPTNPTIKCSYGAVGK; this is translated from the exons ATGACTGCATTTCATCAGACCAGCATCTCTGCTAAACTTGCAAAAATG GCATTTTTGGCTCTGGTTGTGGTATTTTGTGCCTGTGTCTCTTTAAGTGATTCCGCCTGCTCCTTGACACTTGTTAATcgag GGGCAAGATATTGTGTCGATCGCTATGATAACTCCAAGCATCTAATGGGAAGTACTTGGATAAACAGACAATGTGTCAGATGTACCTGCTCCCCCGGGTCAATGGAGTGCTGTGCACA GATGGGCCGAGTGATTAACCTGTCTCAAGGCTGCACTGTGAAGTATGATTACAACAAATGCACATTTGAAGTGTTTAATCCAACAAACCCCACCATTAAGTGTTCTTATGGCGCTGTTGGAAAATAA